Proteins co-encoded in one Burkholderia ambifaria AMMD genomic window:
- a CDS encoding DNA translocase FtsK: MAKAPYSAQAQALPHRMSKLLTEIRWILQVALCAFLVMALLSYSRRDPSWTHAAQVDHISNWAGRVGAWTADIILLLFGLSAYWLIVPLGRRIAVNYRRITRHEAVVDEPERPIGWLTEIFAFVLVVLACDGIEALRMWSLKVQLPRAPGGVIGEAVAGAMSHAFGFTGGTLLLLIALAIGLSLYFRFSWLSVAERVGGAILSAVNVAKLRREAERDRKLGEAAAVRREGKVEEERVRIEDHEPVTIVPPVVTPAKSERVERERQVPLFTDLPGDSTLPPVSLLDPAPKTQEAISADTLEFTSRLIEKKLKDFGVEASVVAAYPGPVVTRYEIEPATGVKGSQIVNLAKDLARSLSLVSIRVVETIPGKNYMALELPNQRRQTVHLSEIIGSEVYAAASSALTLSLGKDIGGKPVCADLAKMPHLLVAGTTGSGKSVGINAMILSLLYKATAEQVRLILIDPKMLEMSVYEGIPHLLCPVVTDMRQAGHALNWTVAEMERRYKLMSKLGVRNLAGYNNKIDDAAKREEKIPNPFSLTPDDPEPLGRLPNIVVVIDELADLMMVVGKKVEELIARIAQKARAAGIHLILATQRPSVDVITGLIKANVPTRIAFQVSSKIDSRTILDQMGAESLLGMGDMLYLPPGSGLPVRVHGAFVADDEVHRVVEKLKEHGEPNYVEGLLEGGTADGDEGSAGAGTGEGGNESDPLYDQAVEIVIKNRRASISLVQRHLRIGYNRAARLLEQMEQSGLVSAMSSSGNREILVPARDAE, translated from the coding sequence ATGGCAAAAGCTCCTTATTCCGCCCAGGCACAGGCGTTGCCGCACCGGATGTCGAAGCTCCTCACGGAGATCCGCTGGATTCTCCAGGTCGCGCTCTGCGCTTTTCTGGTGATGGCCCTGTTGAGCTACAGCCGGCGCGATCCGAGCTGGACGCACGCGGCGCAGGTGGACCACATCTCGAACTGGGCCGGCCGCGTGGGCGCGTGGACGGCCGACATCATCCTGCTGCTGTTCGGCCTGTCGGCCTACTGGCTGATCGTGCCGCTCGGACGGCGCATCGCGGTCAACTACCGGCGCATCACGCGTCACGAGGCGGTCGTCGACGAACCGGAGCGGCCGATCGGCTGGCTCACCGAGATCTTCGCGTTCGTGCTCGTCGTGCTCGCGTGCGACGGCATCGAGGCGCTGCGGATGTGGTCGCTGAAGGTGCAGTTGCCGCGCGCGCCGGGCGGCGTGATCGGCGAGGCCGTGGCCGGCGCGATGTCGCACGCGTTCGGCTTCACCGGCGGCACGCTGCTGCTCCTGATCGCGCTCGCGATCGGCCTGTCGCTGTATTTCCGCTTCTCGTGGCTGTCGGTCGCCGAGCGCGTCGGCGGCGCGATCCTGTCTGCCGTGAACGTCGCGAAGCTGCGCCGTGAGGCCGAGCGCGACCGCAAGCTCGGCGAGGCCGCGGCCGTGCGCCGCGAAGGCAAGGTCGAGGAGGAGCGCGTGCGCATCGAGGATCACGAGCCCGTGACGATCGTGCCGCCGGTCGTCACGCCGGCGAAGTCCGAGCGCGTCGAGCGCGAGCGTCAGGTGCCGCTCTTCACCGACTTGCCGGGCGATTCGACGCTGCCGCCGGTGTCGCTGCTCGATCCCGCGCCGAAGACGCAGGAAGCGATTTCCGCCGATACGCTCGAATTCACGTCGCGGCTGATCGAGAAGAAGCTGAAGGATTTCGGCGTCGAGGCGAGCGTCGTGGCCGCGTATCCGGGCCCGGTCGTCACGCGCTACGAGATCGAGCCGGCCACCGGCGTGAAGGGCAGCCAGATCGTCAACCTCGCGAAGGATCTCGCGCGTTCGCTGTCGCTCGTGTCGATCCGCGTGGTCGAGACGATCCCCGGCAAGAACTACATGGCGCTCGAGCTGCCGAACCAGCGCCGCCAGACGGTGCACCTGTCCGAGATCATCGGTTCTGAAGTCTATGCGGCCGCATCGTCGGCGCTGACCCTGAGCCTCGGCAAGGACATCGGCGGCAAGCCGGTGTGCGCGGATCTCGCGAAGATGCCGCACTTGCTGGTTGCGGGCACGACCGGTTCGGGCAAGTCGGTCGGGATCAACGCAATGATCCTGTCGCTGCTGTACAAGGCGACCGCCGAGCAGGTGCGCCTGATCCTGATCGATCCGAAGATGCTCGAAATGAGCGTCTACGAAGGCATTCCGCACCTGCTGTGCCCGGTCGTCACCGACATGCGCCAGGCCGGCCATGCGCTGAACTGGACGGTCGCGGAGATGGAGCGCCGCTACAAGCTGATGAGCAAGCTCGGCGTGCGCAACCTCGCCGGCTACAACAACAAGATCGACGACGCGGCGAAGCGCGAGGAAAAGATTCCGAATCCGTTCAGCCTGACGCCGGACGATCCCGAGCCGCTCGGCCGCCTGCCGAACATCGTCGTCGTGATCGACGAGCTCGCCGACCTGATGATGGTCGTCGGCAAGAAGGTCGAGGAGCTGATCGCGCGGATCGCGCAGAAGGCGCGCGCGGCCGGCATTCACCTGATCCTCGCGACGCAGCGTCCGTCCGTCGACGTGATCACCGGCCTGATCAAGGCGAACGTGCCGACGCGGATCGCGTTCCAGGTGTCGTCGAAGATCGACTCGCGCACGATTCTCGACCAGATGGGCGCCGAATCGCTGCTCGGGATGGGCGACATGCTGTACCTGCCGCCGGGCAGCGGGCTGCCGGTGCGCGTGCACGGCGCGTTCGTCGCCGACGATGAAGTGCATCGCGTCGTCGAGAAGCTCAAGGAGCACGGCGAGCCGAACTACGTCGAAGGGCTGCTCGAGGGCGGCACCGCCGACGGCGACGAGGGGTCGGCCGGCGCGGGAACCGGTGAAGGCGGCAACGAGTCTGATCCGCTGTACGACCAGGCGGTCGAGATCGTCATCAAGAACCGCCGCGCGTCGATTTCGCTCGTGCAGCGCCATCTGCGGATCGGCTATAACCGCGCGGCGCGGCTGCTCGAGCAGATGGAACAGTCGGGGCTCGTGTCGGCGATGTCGTCGAGCGGCAACCGCGAAATTCTTGTGCCGGCGCGCGACGCGGAATGA
- the lolA gene encoding outer membrane lipoprotein chaperone LolA — MQQHSFALSLRSTRRWLGAALAGASLMLAATHAFASGTEQLKAFVSQVRSAKGEFTQQIVKAPSKGASAAQAAPKPNDNSSGTFVFSRPGKFIWTYQKPYQQVLQADGDKLYVYDRDLNQVTERKLNGALGASPAAILFGSNDLDKNYTLRDAGEKGGIDWLEMLPKAQDTQFQRIGIGFRNGTLAAMELHDVFGNVTLLTFTNIQTNPPLRGDTFKFVVPKGADVING, encoded by the coding sequence ATGCAGCAACATTCGTTTGCATTGTCCCTTCGTTCGACGCGGCGCTGGCTCGGCGCGGCGCTCGCCGGCGCATCGCTGATGCTCGCGGCGACGCACGCGTTCGCGAGCGGCACCGAGCAACTGAAGGCCTTCGTGTCGCAGGTGCGTTCGGCGAAGGGCGAATTCACGCAGCAGATCGTCAAGGCGCCGAGCAAGGGCGCGAGCGCCGCGCAGGCCGCGCCGAAGCCGAACGACAATTCGAGCGGCACGTTCGTGTTCTCGCGTCCGGGCAAGTTCATCTGGACGTACCAGAAGCCGTACCAGCAGGTGCTGCAGGCCGACGGCGACAAGCTGTACGTGTACGACCGCGACCTGAACCAGGTCACCGAGCGCAAGCTGAACGGCGCGCTGGGCGCGAGCCCGGCCGCGATCCTGTTCGGCAGCAACGATCTCGACAAGAACTACACGCTGCGCGATGCGGGCGAGAAGGGCGGGATCGACTGGCTCGAGATGCTGCCGAAGGCGCAGGACACGCAGTTCCAGCGGATCGGCATCGGGTTCCGCAACGGCACGCTCGCCGCGATGGAGCTGCACGACGTGTTCGGCAACGTCACGCTGCTCACGTTCACGAACATCCAGACGAATCCGCCGCTGAGGGGCGATACGTTCAAGTTCGTCGTGCCGAAGGGCGCGGACGTGATCAACGGCTGA
- a CDS encoding replication-associated recombination protein A: protein MSDLFQVEPRRPLAEALRPKTLAEVIGQTHLLGEGKPLRLAFESGKPHSMILWGPPGVGKTTLARLTALAFDCEFIALSAVLGGVKDIRESMEQAKDTLNRTGRHTILFVDEIHRFNKGQQDALLPFVESGLVTFIGATTENPSFEVNSALLSRAQVYVLQSLSDDEMRQLLKRAQEIALDGLAFDDKAVDTLIGYADGDARRFLNLLEQAQTAAASSRITTIDADFVSSAMTLNARRFDKGGDNFYDQISALHKSVRGSSPDGALYWFCRMIDGGADPKYLARRIVRMAWEDIGLADPRALQVANDAAETYERLGSPEGELALGQAVIYLACAAKSNAGYNAFNQAMAFVKQDKSREVPVHLRNAPTKLMKELGYGHAYRYAHDEPNAYAAGETYLPEGMREPRWYKPVPRGLEAKIADKLAWLRELDREAGKKD from the coding sequence ATGTCCGACCTGTTTCAAGTCGAGCCGCGCCGGCCGCTCGCCGAGGCGCTGCGGCCCAAGACGCTCGCCGAGGTGATCGGCCAGACGCATCTGCTGGGCGAAGGCAAGCCGCTGCGGCTCGCGTTCGAATCCGGCAAGCCGCATTCGATGATCCTGTGGGGGCCGCCCGGCGTCGGCAAGACGACGCTCGCGCGCCTCACCGCGCTCGCGTTCGACTGCGAGTTCATCGCGCTGTCCGCGGTGCTCGGCGGCGTGAAGGACATTCGCGAGTCGATGGAGCAGGCGAAGGACACGCTGAACCGCACCGGCCGCCACACGATCCTGTTCGTCGACGAAATCCACCGCTTCAACAAGGGGCAGCAGGATGCGCTGCTGCCGTTCGTCGAGTCGGGGCTCGTGACGTTCATCGGCGCGACGACCGAGAATCCGAGCTTCGAAGTCAACTCGGCGCTGCTGTCGCGCGCGCAGGTGTACGTGCTGCAGTCGCTGAGCGACGACGAGATGCGTCAGTTGCTCAAGCGTGCGCAGGAAATCGCGCTCGACGGCCTCGCGTTCGACGACAAGGCGGTCGATACGCTCATCGGTTACGCGGACGGCGACGCGCGGCGCTTCCTGAACCTGCTCGAGCAGGCGCAGACGGCTGCTGCTTCCTCCCGAATCACGACCATCGATGCCGATTTCGTCAGCAGCGCGATGACGCTGAACGCGCGGCGCTTCGACAAGGGCGGTGACAATTTCTACGATCAGATCTCGGCGCTGCACAAGTCGGTGCGGGGTTCGAGCCCGGACGGCGCGCTGTACTGGTTCTGCCGGATGATCGACGGCGGCGCGGATCCGAAATATCTCGCGCGCCGCATCGTGCGGATGGCGTGGGAAGACATCGGTCTGGCCGACCCGCGCGCGCTGCAGGTGGCGAACGACGCGGCCGAGACCTACGAGCGGCTCGGTTCCCCCGAAGGCGAGCTGGCGCTCGGGCAAGCGGTGATCTACCTCGCGTGCGCGGCGAAGAGCAACGCGGGCTACAACGCGTTCAACCAGGCGATGGCGTTCGTCAAGCAGGACAAGTCGCGCGAGGTGCCCGTGCATCTGCGCAATGCGCCGACCAAGCTGATGAAGGAACTCGGCTACGGTCATGCGTATCGCTACGCGCACGACGAGCCGAACGCCTATGCGGCCGGCGAGACCTATCTGCCGGAAGGCATGCGCGAGCCGCGCTGGTACAAGCCGGTGCCGCGCGGGCTCGAAGCGAAGATCGCCGACAAGCTCGCGTGGCTGCGCGAGCTCGACCGCGAGGCCGGCAAGAAGGACTGA
- a CDS encoding DUF2164 domain-containing protein has translation MAIELDKDVRDRAIASLQRYFTENMDEPIGNIQAGALLHFFVEEIAPAIYNLAIADAQERLHARVAELDIECHAEPFEYWKKQPGRKR, from the coding sequence ATGGCCATCGAGCTGGACAAGGATGTCCGCGACCGCGCGATCGCGTCGCTGCAACGCTATTTCACAGAAAACATGGACGAGCCGATCGGCAACATCCAGGCCGGCGCACTGCTGCACTTCTTCGTCGAGGAAATCGCGCCGGCGATCTACAACCTCGCGATCGCCGATGCGCAGGAGCGCCTGCACGCACGCGTCGCCGAACTCGACATCGAATGCCACGCGGAGCCGTTCGAGTACTGGAAGAAGCAGCCGGGCCGCAAGCGCTGA
- the serS gene encoding serine--tRNA ligase: MLDIQLLRKDLDGVAKRLADRGYTLDVAAFSALEAERRAIQTRTEELQARRNSLSKQIGAMKGKGEDTSAVMAEVGGIGDEMKASEAKLGEIQTRLSDLMLGMPNIAHESVPVGKDEADNVEVRRWGTPREFDFAVKDHVDVGTPLGLDFETGAKLAGARFTMLRGSIARLHRALAQFMIDTHTLQHGYTETYTPYIVNPEILYGTGQLPKFADDMFRVEKGGGENTITQYLISTSEISLTNTVRESIVEGSALPIKLTAHSPCFRSEAGSYGRDTRGMIRQHQFDKVEMVQVVAPDASYAALDEMVGHAEAILQKLGLPYRVVALCTGDMGFSAAKTFDLEVWLPAQNTYREISSCSNTEAFQARRMQARFRNAQGKPELVHTLNGSGLAVGRTLVAVLENYQNADGSVTVPEALRPYMGGMERIDAPAQVS; encoded by the coding sequence ATGCTCGACATCCAGTTGCTGCGCAAAGACCTCGACGGCGTCGCGAAGCGCCTCGCCGATCGCGGCTACACCCTCGACGTCGCCGCGTTTTCCGCCCTCGAAGCGGAACGCCGCGCGATCCAGACCCGTACCGAAGAGCTCCAGGCGCGCCGCAACAGCCTGTCGAAGCAGATCGGCGCGATGAAGGGGAAGGGCGAGGACACGTCGGCCGTGATGGCCGAAGTCGGCGGCATTGGCGACGAGATGAAGGCGTCGGAGGCCAAGCTCGGCGAGATCCAGACGCGTCTGTCCGACCTGATGCTGGGCATGCCGAACATCGCGCACGAAAGCGTGCCGGTCGGCAAGGACGAAGCCGACAACGTCGAGGTGCGCCGCTGGGGCACGCCGCGCGAGTTCGACTTCGCGGTGAAGGATCACGTCGACGTCGGCACCCCGCTCGGTCTCGATTTCGAAACCGGCGCGAAGCTCGCCGGCGCACGCTTCACGATGCTGCGCGGCTCGATCGCACGCCTGCACCGCGCGCTCGCGCAGTTCATGATCGACACGCACACGCTGCAGCACGGCTACACCGAGACGTACACGCCGTACATCGTCAATCCCGAGATCCTGTACGGCACGGGCCAGCTGCCGAAGTTCGCGGACGACATGTTCCGCGTCGAGAAGGGCGGCGGCGAGAACACGATCACGCAATACCTGATCTCGACGTCCGAGATTTCGCTGACGAACACCGTGCGCGAATCGATCGTCGAAGGCTCCGCGCTGCCGATCAAGCTGACCGCGCATTCGCCGTGCTTCCGCTCGGAAGCCGGCTCGTACGGCCGCGACACGCGCGGGATGATCCGCCAGCACCAGTTCGACAAGGTCGAGATGGTGCAGGTCGTCGCGCCCGACGCATCGTACGCGGCGCTCGACGAGATGGTCGGCCACGCGGAAGCGATCCTGCAGAAGCTCGGCCTGCCGTACCGCGTCGTGGCGCTGTGCACCGGCGACATGGGTTTCTCTGCCGCGAAGACGTTCGACCTCGAAGTGTGGCTGCCCGCGCAGAACACCTATCGCGAGATCTCGAGCTGCTCGAACACCGAGGCGTTCCAGGCGCGCCGGATGCAGGCGCGGTTCCGCAATGCGCAGGGCAAGCCGGAACTCGTGCATACGCTGAACGGCTCGGGGCTGGCCGTCGGCCGCACGCTTGTCGCGGTGCTGGAGAACTACCAGAATGCGGATGGCTCGGTCACGGTGCCGGAAGCACTGCGTCCGTACATGGGCGGCATGGAACGTATCGACGCGCCTGCTCAGGTGTCGTAA
- a CDS encoding alkane 1-monooxygenase — protein sequence MAMTDESASGWSDGKRYLWLLGAVTITLPIFSAQLALSTGLHVFWWFGPLFAFGVIPILDTLIGDDRDNPPEAFVPDLERARYYRYIVYLATLVEYIAFFMCVWVVGTHALAWYDYVGFALSLGAATGISINTAHELGHKTSRFERRLAKVTLAPVAYGHFFVEHNRGHHVRVATAEDPASARYGESFWAFLPRTVTGSIRSAWRLEKTRLERLGHSPWTWRNEVLHAWAMTVVVWGIAIAMAGKVVIPFLVIQAVYGASLLEVVNYVEHYGLGRRKLPSGRYERCAPQHSWNSNHVVTNLFLYQLQRHADHHANPTRSYQALRHFDDSPQLPAGYATMILFAYVPPLWYRVMNPRVVAHYGGNMAQSNIKPSIRARVLAQYSATA from the coding sequence ATGGCAATGACCGACGAATCGGCCTCGGGCTGGTCGGATGGCAAGCGTTATCTGTGGCTGCTCGGGGCGGTGACGATCACGCTGCCGATCTTCTCGGCCCAGCTTGCGTTGTCGACCGGCCTTCACGTGTTCTGGTGGTTCGGCCCGCTGTTCGCGTTCGGCGTGATTCCGATCCTTGACACGCTGATCGGCGACGATCGCGACAATCCGCCCGAAGCCTTCGTCCCGGACCTCGAACGGGCGCGCTACTACCGCTACATCGTCTATCTCGCGACGCTGGTCGAATACATCGCGTTCTTCATGTGCGTGTGGGTCGTCGGCACGCATGCGCTCGCGTGGTACGACTACGTCGGCTTCGCGCTGTCGCTCGGCGCGGCGACGGGCATCTCGATCAACACCGCGCACGAACTCGGGCACAAGACCAGCCGCTTCGAGCGCCGGCTCGCGAAAGTCACGCTCGCGCCGGTTGCATACGGCCACTTCTTCGTCGAGCACAACCGCGGCCATCACGTGCGCGTCGCGACGGCGGAGGACCCGGCGAGCGCGCGCTACGGCGAATCGTTCTGGGCCTTCCTGCCCCGCACGGTGACGGGCAGCATCCGCTCGGCCTGGCGGCTCGAAAAGACGCGCCTCGAGCGGCTCGGGCATTCGCCGTGGACCTGGCGCAACGAAGTCCTGCATGCGTGGGCGATGACCGTCGTCGTGTGGGGCATCGCGATCGCGATGGCCGGCAAGGTCGTGATCCCGTTCCTCGTGATCCAGGCCGTGTACGGTGCGTCGCTGCTCGAAGTCGTCAACTACGTCGAGCACTACGGGCTCGGCCGCCGCAAGCTGCCGAGCGGCCGCTACGAACGCTGCGCGCCGCAGCATTCGTGGAACAGCAATCACGTCGTCACCAACCTCTTCCTGTATCAGCTGCAGCGGCACGCCGACCATCACGCGAACCCGACGCGCTCGTACCAGGCGCTGCGCCACTTCGACGACTCGCCGCAACTGCCGGCCGGCTACGCGACGATGATCCTGTTCGCGTACGTGCCGCCGCTCTGGTATCGCGTGATGAATCCGCGTGTCGTCGCGCACTACGGCGGCAACATGGCGCAATCGAACATCAAGCCATCGATCCGCGCTCGCGTGCTCGCGCAGTATTCGGCCACGGCGTGA
- a CDS encoding GNAT family N-acetyltransferase, whose protein sequence is MSSTLTVRRIAADQGRVYRELRAASLREPYAPGEAPEAELLNVDADAAAAIAALRATSDESTTFLLYTEGHPAGMIGAYFDNTPERRAFVSELWVAHAVRHLRGGVLLLETATAWLAERGAQDVYAWIADANRNAIRFYERAGFGNTGEHAPIARMPGAMKSLFVSHFNTP, encoded by the coding sequence ATGAGTTCGACCTTGACCGTTCGTCGTATCGCTGCCGACCAGGGCCGCGTGTATCGCGAACTCCGCGCCGCGTCATTGCGTGAGCCCTACGCGCCCGGCGAAGCGCCGGAGGCCGAATTGCTTAACGTCGATGCCGACGCGGCGGCGGCCATCGCCGCGCTGCGCGCCACGTCCGACGAGTCGACGACTTTCCTGCTGTACACCGAAGGCCATCCGGCCGGCATGATCGGCGCGTATTTCGACAATACGCCCGAGCGGCGCGCGTTCGTCAGCGAGCTGTGGGTCGCGCACGCGGTCCGTCATCTGCGCGGCGGCGTGCTGCTGCTGGAAACGGCCACCGCGTGGCTGGCCGAACGCGGTGCGCAGGACGTCTATGCATGGATCGCCGACGCAAACCGCAACGCCATCCGTTTCTACGAACGCGCGGGTTTCGGCAACACGGGCGAGCATGCACCAATCGCGCGCATGCCCGGCGCGATGAAGTCGTTGTTCGTGTCGCACTTCAACACACCCTGA
- the minC gene encoding septum site-determining protein MinC translates to MSLKKSPFFELRSGSVDTLLFTVKTTDLDALRTELVKRFEATPEFFADDVVAIDVRRLADGERVALADIRQMLNDVRMRPVGVVALATQGWAGEAGLPLLEARDRRVSAAKPADEAEPAPVVAEAVAAAEPAPEPAPTQISASGQTLVIDRPLRSGQQIYAKGDLVVLAPVSHGAEIIAEGNIHIYAPLRGRALAGVHGNHDARIFCTCLEPELISIAGIYRTTENPLPADILGKAVQIRLEEEKLMIEPLRLT, encoded by the coding sequence ATGTCGCTTAAAAAATCGCCATTCTTCGAGCTGCGCAGCGGATCGGTCGATACGTTGCTGTTCACCGTGAAGACGACCGATCTCGATGCGTTGCGTACCGAACTGGTCAAGCGCTTCGAAGCGACTCCCGAGTTTTTTGCCGATGACGTCGTCGCGATCGACGTCCGCCGCCTCGCGGACGGCGAACGCGTCGCGCTCGCCGACATCCGCCAGATGCTGAACGACGTGCGGATGCGCCCGGTGGGCGTCGTGGCGCTGGCCACGCAGGGCTGGGCGGGGGAAGCCGGTCTGCCGTTGCTGGAGGCACGTGATCGCCGCGTGTCGGCCGCGAAGCCGGCCGACGAAGCGGAGCCAGCGCCTGTCGTTGCCGAGGCCGTTGCGGCAGCCGAACCGGCGCCGGAGCCTGCACCGACGCAGATTTCGGCGAGCGGCCAGACGCTGGTGATCGATCGGCCGCTGCGTTCGGGGCAGCAGATTTACGCGAAAGGGGACCTCGTGGTGCTTGCGCCGGTCAGTCACGGCGCCGAGATCATCGCGGAAGGCAACATCCACATCTACGCGCCGTTGCGCGGCCGCGCACTCGCGGGCGTGCACGGCAATCACGACGCGCGCATTTTCTGCACGTGTCTCGAACCGGAACTGATTTCAATCGCGGGTATCTATCGAACGACCGAGAACCCGTTGCCCGCCGACATACTGGGCAAAGCGGTGCAGATCCGGCTCGAAGAGGAAAAACTGATGATCGAACCGCTGCGCCTGACGTGA
- the minD gene encoding septum site-determining protein MinD translates to MAKIIVVTSGKGGVGKTTTSASFASGLALRGHKTAVIDFDVGLRNLDLIMGCERRVVYDLVNVIQGEANLNQALIKDKKCENLHILPASQTRDKDALTRDGVEKVLNDLVAMDFDFIVCDSPAGIEAGALHAMYFADEALIVTNPEVSSVRDSDRILGILSSKTKRATEGKDPIKEHLLITRYSPKRVSEGEMLSLEDISEILRIKLIGVVPESEAVLHASNQGLPAVHIDGTDVAEAYKDVVARFLGEDKPLRFTDYQKPGLLQRLFGSK, encoded by the coding sequence ATGGCAAAAATCATCGTGGTGACTTCGGGCAAGGGCGGCGTGGGCAAGACGACGACCAGCGCGAGCTTCGCGTCGGGCCTCGCGCTGCGGGGCCACAAGACGGCCGTGATCGACTTCGACGTTGGCCTGCGCAACCTCGATCTCATCATGGGCTGCGAGCGGCGCGTGGTGTACGACCTCGTCAACGTGATCCAGGGCGAAGCGAACCTGAACCAGGCGCTGATCAAGGACAAGAAGTGCGAGAACCTGCACATCCTGCCGGCGTCGCAGACGCGCGACAAGGATGCGCTCACGCGCGACGGCGTCGAGAAGGTGCTGAACGATCTGGTCGCGATGGACTTCGACTTCATCGTCTGCGATTCGCCGGCCGGGATCGAAGCCGGTGCGCTGCATGCGATGTACTTCGCCGACGAAGCGCTGATCGTCACGAACCCGGAAGTGTCGTCGGTGCGCGACTCGGACCGCATTCTCGGCATCCTGTCGTCGAAGACGAAGCGCGCGACCGAAGGCAAGGATCCGATCAAGGAGCACCTGCTGATCACGCGTTACAGCCCGAAGCGCGTGAGCGAAGGCGAGATGCTGTCGCTCGAGGACATCAGCGAGATCCTGCGCATCAAGCTGATCGGCGTGGTGCCCGAATCGGAAGCCGTGCTGCACGCATCGAACCAGGGTCTGCCGGCCGTGCATATCGACGGCACCGACGTGGCGGAAGCGTACAAGGACGTCGTCGCTCGCTTCCTCGGCGAGGACAAGCCGCTGCGCTTCACCGATTACCAGAAGCCGGGCCTGCTGCAGCGCCTCTTCGGCAGCAAGTAA
- the minE gene encoding cell division topological specificity factor MinE, giving the protein MSILSFLLGEKKKSASVAKERLQLIIAHERVGGRPPADYLPALQKELVAVISKYVRISNDDIRVSLERQDDLEVLEVKIEIPQA; this is encoded by the coding sequence ATGTCCATCCTTTCGTTTCTCCTCGGTGAGAAGAAGAAGTCCGCATCGGTCGCGAAGGAGCGCCTGCAGCTCATCATCGCGCACGAGCGGGTCGGCGGCCGGCCACCGGCCGATTACCTGCCGGCGCTGCAGAAGGAGCTGGTGGCGGTCATCTCGAAGTACGTCCGTATTTCGAACGACGACATCCGCGTGAGCCTCGAGCGCCAGGACGATCTCGAAGTCCTCGAAGTGAAGATCGAGATCCCGCAAGCCTGA
- a CDS encoding YXWGXW repeat-containing protein, which produces MAVSVVQRRIVSLALFAAGLSAVAAPLAARADEILVGAPVLVQSGRMVVAEPVAAPAEEIVVVAPNAPPAVRYEVVPDARVGYVWERGHWHWDHGRYVWIGGHWEAQRVGMHWVPGHWNQRGPNWFWTRGHWA; this is translated from the coding sequence ATGGCTGTCTCTGTTGTTCAACGTCGTATCGTTTCGCTCGCGCTGTTCGCCGCGGGCCTGTCAGCCGTCGCCGCGCCGCTCGCTGCACGCGCGGACGAGATTCTCGTCGGCGCGCCGGTGTTGGTGCAATCGGGCCGGATGGTCGTCGCCGAACCGGTGGCCGCGCCTGCCGAGGAAATCGTCGTCGTCGCGCCGAACGCGCCGCCGGCCGTGCGCTACGAGGTCGTGCCCGACGCGCGCGTCGGCTATGTGTGGGAGCGCGGCCACTGGCACTGGGATCATGGTCGCTACGTGTGGATCGGCGGCCACTGGGAAGCCCAGCGTGTCGGCATGCACTGGGTGCCGGGCCACTGGAATCAGCGCGGCCCGAACTGGTTCTGGACCCGCGGCCACTGGGCTTGA